One window of Amaranthus tricolor cultivar Red isolate AtriRed21 chromosome 13, ASM2621246v1, whole genome shotgun sequence genomic DNA carries:
- the LOC130798994 gene encoding uncharacterized protein LOC130798994, whose amino-acid sequence MGESSAAPSSQYAEVYRRREVSPFRRDTPFPELGHKGLVVRFNRATSNLISKVDVDLLESMPPRDRVRQAQASAAEAFIRLAFELDANRQSAADQETMAALTSRCEELNEELTKLREDLPSLKEKLAKCSELKERLVRTEQWRERARKQLDQIVENLDAASTRSASISHEVGLLMDTHAKLVHQNQQLMQQVSADSSHFKMILSAAKVYKLCLTRKARIARDWLLSDEPEASKFLGDLTAEMVKAGTMISDEKYRLAAAELGMDFTSLQQTAEQKGSEALSNLAPVLDGESAVLVDTVWDAAEKRAWSEKINAEAEREALSLDLEQLALSSPPASDVPENLTLSNLEVLCLDLSNLIIDEGRNLQSLSRELSEIGVEPFNVEDYVSFTPSFEEGRIESPPPPGEDVEAFFDDV is encoded by the exons ATGGGGGAATCTTCCGCGGCTCCCTCCTCTCAGTATGCCGAGGTTTACCGTCGTCGGGAGGTTTCCCCTTTTCGACGCGACACACCCTTTCCGGAGCTGGGGCATAAGGGCTTAGTAGTCCGCTTTaacagggcgacgtccaacTTAATCAGCAAAGTGGACGTCGACCTTTTAGAATCTATGCCCCCCCGTGATAGGGTGCGTCAAGCACAAGCTTCGGCGGCGGAG GCGTTCATACGGTTGGCCTTTGAGCTCGACGCCAACCGTCAAAGTGCCGCGGACCAGGAAACCATGGCCGCCCTTACCTCCCGCTGCGAAGAGCTGAACGAAGAATTAACAAAACTGCGGGAGGACCTGCCGAGCCTCAAAGAAAAACTGGCCAAGTGCTCTGAGCTGAAAGAACGCTTGGTCAGAACCGAACAATGGCGGGAAAGGGCGAGGAAGCAGCTGGATCAGATCGTCGAGAACTTGGATGCTGCTTCCACCAGGTCCGCGAGCATCAGCCATGAGGTCGGCTTGCTGATGGATACTCATGCCAAgctcgttcatcagaaccagcaacTAATGCAGCAAGTGTCGGCCGATTCTTCCCACTTCAAAATGATTCTATCCGCGGCTAAAGTATACAAATTGTGCCTAACCAGGAAGGCCCGGATAGCTCGAGATTGGCTTCTctcggatgagccggaagcgTCGAAGTTTCTCGGAGATCTGACGGCCGAGATGGTGAAGGCCGGAACCATGATTAGTGACGAGAAGTATCGTCTGGCTGCCGCAGAGTTGGGCATGGATTTTACTTCCCTTCAGCAAACTGCTGAACAAAAGGGGAGTGAAGCTTTGTCCAACCTTGCTCCTGTCTTGGACggggagtcggcggtactggtcGACACGGTCTGGGACGCGGCCGAAAAGAGGGCCTGGTCTGAAAAGATAAATGCCGAGGCTGAGAGGGAGGCTTTAAGTCTCGACTTGGAGCAGCTGGCTCTCTCTTCTCCTCCGGCGTCAGATGTCCCAGAGAACTTGACGCTCTCCAACCTGGAGGTTCTATGCCTTGATCTATCGAATCTCATTATTGACGAAGGCCGGAACCTCCAGAGCTTGTCCCGGGAGTTGTCTGAGATCGGGGTGGAGCCGTTCAATGTTGAAGATTATGTCAGCTTCACCCCGAGTTTTGAAGAGGGAAGGATCGAATCTCCTCCGCCGCCGGGTGAAGATGTCGAGGCCTTTTTTGACGATGTATAA
- the LOC130798912 gene encoding uncharacterized protein LOC130798912 codes for MPERSTIEAIHVLKRLMEKYREQRKDLYIVFIDLEKAYDSIPRGIIWDSIKARGISQMYIEAIWDIYDRLSTNVQTPTLPWCMLFADDIVLVAETREEVNNKIEELRAILKGKQEVTIGEEVITCMTKFRYLGSIIQSNGENNGDVTLRIQAGWLKWRAATVVLRDRNFPSRLKGKFYRVAIRPTLMYEKECWSIKKTF; via the exons ATGCCAGAAAGGTCAACCATAGAGGCTATTCATGTTTTGAAGAGGCTAATGGAAAAATATAGGGAGCAAAGGAAAGATTTGTATATTGtattcattgacttggagaaagcgtatgatagcataccaagAGGCATTATCTGGGATAGcatcaaggctagaggtatttcacaAATGTATATTGAGGCAATATGGGATATATATGACAGATTATCGACTAACGTTCAAACACCA ACTTTACCGTGGTGCATGTTATTTGCTGATGATATCGTGTTGGTAGCAGAAACCAGGGAggaagttaataataaaatagaagAGTTGAGAGCAATTCTAAAAG GGAAGCAAGAGGTGACCATTGGTGAAGAAGTTATTACATGTATGACAAAGTTCAGgtatttgggatcgattatTCAGAGTAATGGAGAGAATAATGGAGACGTTACACTTCGAATACAAGCAGGTTGGCTCAAGTGGAGAGCAGCTACCGTGGTTCTACGTGATAGGAACTTTCCAAGTaggttaaaaggtaaattttatcgAGTTGCAATCAGGCCTACTCTGATGTATGAAAAAGAATGTTGGTCCATAAAGAAGACTTTTTAA
- the LOC130798910 gene encoding uncharacterized protein LOC130798910, which yields MVAFLILCKVLAVPPTLTAFRYIFRARLCNSQSYGCGWITFTHRRGLKIVQDLPDNQKGYRTKFAYLYNSEGWNIKTSFDIKPNLSGFNNGIPQCSFNDAVIIEYAKMDVQLGRKPMNVQLNWLPGRPELENENLLSAFGISLAIDRRIAKQNLRAKSPELMKKFSVLRLASGAIQRAEDKPLPLPPKDSATVEKGLEDVPSEQEALRLLEERKQVHIPDESERVVPPQTRGATKKSGKKKRKRDSSSHKEKSAKRPSVGAVPTVRPLQIR from the exons atggtggcctttttgatcttgtgtaaagttttggccgtgccaccaacactcacagcttttagatatatattcagagcccgcctatgtaattcccaatcatacggctgtggctggattaCTTTCACCCACCGTcgaggactgaagatagtccaagacctccccgataaccagaaggggtataggacaAAATTCGCATACTTATACAACTCAGAGGGATGGAATATCAAGACCTCTTTTGATATAAAGCCCAATCTctcgggttttaataatgggatcccgcaatGTTCCTTTAACGATGCGGTGATCATAGAatatgcaaagatggacgttcaattgggaaggaaaccaatgaacgtccaacttaattggTTACCTGGTCGTCCTGAgctggagaatgagaacctcctctcagccTTCGGCAttagcttggctatcgatcgga GGATAGCCAAGCAAAATCTTCGAGCCAAGAGTCCTGAactaatgaagaaattcagTGTTCTGAGACTTGCTTCAGGGGCCATCCAGCGGGCCGAGGATAagcctcttccccttcctccAAAG gactcggcAACCGTGGAGAAGGGTCTGGAGGACGTGCCTTCGGAGCAAGAGGCTCTCCGACTTCTTGAAGAAAGAAAGCAGGTTCATATCCCCGATGAATCTGAGAGGGTGGTTCCTCCTCAGACGAGGGGTGCGACAaaaaagagtgggaagaagaagaggaagcgggATTCTTCTTCCCACAAGGAGAAGTCGGCAAAGAGGCCCTCCGTGGGCGCGGTCCCTACCGTCCGGCCCCTCCAAATAAG ATAA